One region of Desmodus rotundus isolate HL8 chromosome 11, HLdesRot8A.1, whole genome shotgun sequence genomic DNA includes:
- the GTF3C6 gene encoding general transcription factor 3C polypeptide 6 isoform X1: MAAAVGVASRSEAARRSGIMAAAEELRPGDGEEETEQLVLVELTGIIDSDFLSKCENKCKILGIDTERPILQVDGYVFAGEYEDTPGTCVVFEENDEHVDAEGNNKTVLKYKCHTVKKLSMTRTLLTEKKEGEENIGGVEWLQIKDNDFSYRPNMMCSFLHENEDEEIAPAPDKPLELEEQEIQMEDNSNLNDEQEKPPHLEAEHSVPLTGISSETESSVFMETQDTALEITPK, translated from the exons ATGGCAGCCGCGGTGGGCGTGGCTAGTCGCTCCGAGGCTGCAAGGCGGAGTGGGATCATGGCGGCAGCCGAGGAGCTGCGTCCCggagatggggaagaggagaCG GAGCAGCTGGTTCTGGTGGAATTGACTGGAATTATTGATTCAGACTTTCTctcaaaatgtgaaaataaatgcaagatTTTG GGAATTGACACTGAGAGGCCCATTCTGCAAGTGGACGGCTATGTCTTTGCTGGAGAGTATGAAG ACACTCCTGGGACCTGTGttgtatttgaagaaaatgatgaACATG TGGATGCAGAAGGTAACAATAAAACAGTGCTAAAATATAAATGCCATACAGTGAAGAAGCTCAGCATGACAAGAACTCTTctgacagaaaagaaggaaggagaagaaaacatag GTGGTGTGGAATGGCTACAAATCAAAGATAATGATTTCTCCTATAGACCCAATATGATGTGTAGTTTTCTACATGAAAATGAAGATGAGGAAATAGCCCCAGCTCCAGATAAACCTTTGGAGTTGGAAGAGCAAGAGATTCAAATGGAAGATAATTCAAACCTGAACGATGAACAGGAGAAACCACCACACTTGGAAGCAGAGCATTCTGTTCCTCTTACTGGCATTTCTTCTGAAACAGAAAGTTCTGTTTTCATGGAAACTCAGGACACTGCCTTAGAAATCACTcctaaatga
- the GTF3C6 gene encoding general transcription factor 3C polypeptide 6 isoform X2 gives MAAAVGVASRSEAARRSGIMAAAEELRPGDGEEETEQLVLVELTGIIDSDFLSKCENKCKILGIDTERPILQVDGYVFAGEYEDTPGTCVVFEENDEHGGVEWLQIKDNDFSYRPNMMCSFLHENEDEEIAPAPDKPLELEEQEIQMEDNSNLNDEQEKPPHLEAEHSVPLTGISSETESSVFMETQDTALEITPK, from the exons ATGGCAGCCGCGGTGGGCGTGGCTAGTCGCTCCGAGGCTGCAAGGCGGAGTGGGATCATGGCGGCAGCCGAGGAGCTGCGTCCCggagatggggaagaggagaCG GAGCAGCTGGTTCTGGTGGAATTGACTGGAATTATTGATTCAGACTTTCTctcaaaatgtgaaaataaatgcaagatTTTG GGAATTGACACTGAGAGGCCCATTCTGCAAGTGGACGGCTATGTCTTTGCTGGAGAGTATGAAG ACACTCCTGGGACCTGTGttgtatttgaagaaaatgatgaACATG GTGGTGTGGAATGGCTACAAATCAAAGATAATGATTTCTCCTATAGACCCAATATGATGTGTAGTTTTCTACATGAAAATGAAGATGAGGAAATAGCCCCAGCTCCAGATAAACCTTTGGAGTTGGAAGAGCAAGAGATTCAAATGGAAGATAATTCAAACCTGAACGATGAACAGGAGAAACCACCACACTTGGAAGCAGAGCATTCTGTTCCTCTTACTGGCATTTCTTCTGAAACAGAAAGTTCTGTTTTCATGGAAACTCAGGACACTGCCTTAGAAATCACTcctaaatga